Within the Thermanaeromonas toyohensis ToBE genome, the region GCCTGGGAGGGCGCCCTACATCCCCTAAGTTCCCCCGATACCCAGCCTACTGCTATGGCTATAGGAAAGGAATTGCCTTCAGCAGAAACTACTGCGGAATCAGCGAAATCCTCAGTACATAATCCAACGAATAAAACCGGAACCTCTAGAGGTGGCGAGGGAGTTGTTGCTAGGAAGGAAATAAGAACGGGCGGGCGCGGGGAAGAAGCCGGGCCAGGGGAGAGCCCTGTCCAAGCTTTCGTCCCTCCTAAAAAGGGTTACTGGATCGAAGTCTTGGTGGGAAGCCAAAAAATGCGTATCTACCAAGAAGGGCAGCTAAAGAAAGAATGGGTGGTCTCTACCGGTACCCCAGACAAGCCCACCCCTCTCGGAGTATTTGCGATACAAAATCGCGGGGAGTGGTTCTATAATCCCAAATATAACCAGGGGGCTAAATGGTGGGTCTCCTTTAAAGACTGGGGTGTATATCTTTTCCATAGCTTGCCTATGGATCGCGACCAACGGATCATACCGGAAGAGGCCTTAAAGCTTGGTACCCCCGCTTCCCATGGCTGCGTCCGGTTAGAGGTTGATAATGCTAAATGGATCTATGACCATATACCCCAGGGTACTCCCGTATATATACATGAATGAACCATATTTAAAAAGGCCCTGGGGTATAGTCCCCGGGCCTGCCTAAGTATTGGGCTTAGGTGTTTTAGGGCTTCCAGTCTTAAGATCGTGGATAAATTTCTCCCTTTCCGCCGAGATCCCTTCTGAGCGCCTGAGGATAGAACGTACAAATTCCTGGCGCTTCTGCTCCAACTCTTCCCCTAGCCTTTCCGCCTCCCAGCGCTGTTCATCTATTTTTCGGGGGTTATCCTGCAAGCCTTTAGCCTCCTTCCCAAGTTCTAAACCTTACGGTTTCTACCCCAACTTTAACCTACATTAAGAGTACCCCTGGCCTGGTAGGCAAACCTAAAACATTAAGCCTAACCACTAGGGAAAACCCTCACCATAAGGTTTCCTTTAAAGGGCACCCATCTTTATTATTCGCCCTAAAGGAAGACTTTATGGGAAGAAGCAGCAGGTAGATATTCCCCCACTGTAGCCACCAAGAGTTTGGTCCCGTATTCCAGTACCTCTTCGTTAAACTGGAAGCACTCATGGTGCAATGGATAAGTTTTCCCTACCAGATTTCCACAGCCCAAGAAAACCATGGCGCCTGGAACTCGTTCTAAAAAATGAGAGAAATCCTCGGAAACCATGGCCGGCTTCTCTAGCCAAACTATACTTTCCGGCCCCAAAATTTGAGCCGCCGCTCTGGCCACTACCCGATTGAAATCTGGAGCATTTACTGTAACAGGGAAGCCACATAGATAGTCTACCTCCGCCCGGGCACCGTAAGCCCCGGCTATTCCTTCTGCCATCTCTTTAATCCGCTTTTTTAGTTTGGCCCGCAATGTAGGATCTAGAGTCCGCAGGCTGCCTTCTAGTTCGGCCTCACCCGATACGATGTTGTAAGTCGTCCCGGCCCGGAAAACCCCTAGGGAAATTACAGCCGTGTCCAGGGCCGGGGTTTCCCTGCTTATTAGATGCTGGAGGCTTATGGCTATTTGGGCACCTACTAAAAGGGCATCTACCCCTTTTTCAGGCGTGGCCCCATGGGTAGCCTGGCCTTGTACCCATATGCGGAAACGGTCATTGGAAGCCATAAGGGCCCCATCCCGTAAACCCACCTGGCCTAAAGGGAGATCTGGCCATAAGTGCAAGGCCATAATAGCCTCCACCGGTGGGGAATTAAGTATACCAGCCTCTATCATCGGCTGGGCACCGCCAATTTCCTCTTCGGCGGGCTGGAAGATAAGCCGCACCCTCCCGCTCCAACTTTCCCGCATATCTGCCAGAATCAGGGCGGCTCCGGCAAGCATGGCCACATGGGCATCATGTCCACAGGCATGCATAAGGCCCGGCCGCTCTGAAGCATAGGGTAGACCCGTTTTTTCACTCAAGGGCAGGGCATCCATATCCGCCCGTAGGGCAAGGGTGCGCCCCGACCCTTGAGCACCTCCATTTAGGAGAGCTGTAACTCCTGTACCAGCCACGCGCTTTATCTCTATCGGCTGGCAGGCCTTGAGTACCTCTTCCACAGCCGCGGCCGTTCGTTCTTCCTGGAAGGCTCTCTCAGGATAACGGTGAAGGCGGCGCCTAAGCTCCACTATTTTCTCCTTATATTTTTCCCACAGGCTATCAATAAGCTCCTTCTCCATAACGCAAAGCCTCACTTGCCTGTTTAGTCCTTAGGCGCAGCCACTTTATTGGTCAGGGAACCCAGCTCCTCGATATATATCTCAATGGTATCCCCCACCTGCATAGGTCCTACTCCCTCTGGGGTGCCTGTTAAGATCACGTCCCCAGGTAACAAAGTCATTACTTGGGAAATAAAGCTCACTAGATAGGGTACAGAAAAGATAAGCTGGGAAGTCCTACTGTTCTGCTTGAGTTCGCCGTTGAGCCGCGCCTGGATCAAAAGATCATCGGGTTCTACCCCAGTAACTATGTAAGGGCCCAGGGGCAAAAAAGTGTCGAAGGATTTGGCTCTGGTCCATTGCCCGTCCTTTTTCTGTAGGTCCCGAGCGGTAACGTCATTGGCTATAGTGTAACCTAAAATGTATTGCTGCGCCTCTTCTTCCTTGACTTGATGGCAAGCTTTTCCAATAACTACCGCCAATTCTGCTTCAAAGTCCAGCCTTCCTATACCCGGCCAATAAATTATCTCCTCTTCGGGGCCTATAAGGCTAGTGGAAGGCTTAAGGAAAAGCACAGGCTCTTCAGGAAGGGGCTGTTTCATTTCCGCCGCATGACTCCGATAATTGAGCCCTACACATACTGCCTTGCTGGGCTGGCAAGGCGCAAGAAGTTTCACCTCCTTAAGATAATAAGTCTCCCGTTTCTCCCGGTAACCATTAAAAAGATCACCTTCCAAAGCTATGACTACCTCACCTTCCAGGCGACCATATAAGGGTTGGCCGTTGGCTAAAAACCGGACAAATTTCGCCTTTTCTGTCACCCTCCTAAAACACCCCCTGGTAAATTATCCTTCTCCTTTACCCCTTTCCCCTTTTCCTTAAAAGTATAGCACAATAAGGCTGTATCCCGCGAGACTTTATACCCCAATACTTAAAACAGGTTCCTATAGCGAAAACCGGGTGAACTAGTGTATCCCAGTTTCCCTGGGGAAGACCTGCTTAGACTTGGAAGTGGCTATATTTTGGGTATACAATGGAGTATAGAACTTAAGAAAGGGAGAAACCATGGTATACGAAAAAGGGCCAAAAGACGGACGGTGCGAGCTTATCTATCAAGGAAAGGCCTGGCCGCAGGATATTCTGGAAAATACCCCGGCAGCTGTGTTAGAGCCTTTACGCACCTTAGGAGGTAACCCCAGCTGCGCTACCGCAGGTTGGAGCAACATGCTTATTCTAGGGGACAACCTCCCCGTTCTTAAAACCTTGCTCGAAATGAAGGAAAAGGGGACCCTTAGGGACAGCCGCGGCCAGCCAGGTATAACCCTCATTTACATCGACCCGCCTTTTTCTTCCCGGCAGGAATATAGGGCCAGTAGCGGAATTAAAGCCTATGAAGATACCCTTACGGGTCCCGCCTTTGTGGAATTCTTACGCCGGCGGCTTCTCTTCTTGCGGGAACTTTTAACCGAGGACGGAAGCATATACGTACACCTAGATGAAAGGAAAAGCCATTACATAAAGGTGATTATGGATGAAATTTTTGGAGAGGAAAATTTCCAGCGGGAGATCATATGGCGTATAGGGTGGGTATCTGGGTTTAAAACCCGAGCTAAAAACTGGATTCGTAACCATGACGTAATCCTTTTCTACACTAAGTCGCGGAATTTTTACTTCCACAAGCTGTATTTGCCATACCCGCCGGGATACCGGCGACGGGATGGCCAGCCTCCTCGGGGTAAAGGTTACCCCCTCGAAGATACTTGGAACTGCTATCCCCAGGACCGATTGGATTCCATTCAGATCATGAGCTTTTCCGGTGAAAAGACCGGTTTCCCCACCCAGAAAAATGAAAAGCTCCTAGAAAGAATCATACTGGCCTCTTCCCGGAAAGGAGATCTCGTCCTGGACGCCTTTTGCGGCTCAGGAACAGCTTTAAGCGTGGCCGAAAAGCTGGGCCGCCGGTGGATCGGTATCGATAATAGCGAAGTGGCTGTTCAAATCGCCGAAAACAGGCTCTTAACCCTTCGACGGAACATCGGAAACACTGGGGAAAGGCTTAAGCCCCGACCCTTCACCCTTTACTCCACCTACGTGCGCTAATCAGCCCATGATTTCCTCTGGCCGGAAATATAGGTTTATCTCCCTTTCTGCACTTGCCAAGGAATCAGCCCCATGAATGATGTTCTGGCCCGTCTCTAGAGCATAATCTCCTCGTATGGTGCCCGGAGCTGCTTCCTGGGGGTTGGTAGCCCCCATGAGTTTGCGCAGGCCTGAAATCACCCCTGGCCCCTCTAGGACCATAGCTATTACCGGGCCGGAAGTTATATGCTCAACGAGTTCACGGAAAAAAGGCTTCTCCCGGTGCTCAGCATAATGTTTTTCAGCCATCTCCCGCGTCAAGCGTAGCATTTTTAAAGCTACAATACGATAGCCTTTATGCTCGATACGAGTTAATATCTCGCCTACCAATCCGCGGGCCACGCCTTCAGGTTTTATCATACAAAAAGTCCGTTCCTTATCCACTACCATACCCCTTTCAAGCATAGAAGTTGAAAGGTTAGCTTTAACAGAAGGTTTAAACCCTCGCTACGGCCTTGGGGCTGTTTAAAACTAAAGGCTGGGGTTACACCCGGTGTTATACTTACTGCCGCCTGACCCCCGCCCCCAGTAGCTGTGCGGCTGCGGTTGTATTCTTCAATGAGGGCTGTAAATTCCTCGGCCTCTAGGGTTTCCTTTTCCATTAAAGCCTTGGCCACAATATGGAGCTCTTCCATGTGCTCTTTGAGGATCTTTTCTGCCCGGCTATAGCATTCATCAATGATACGCCGGGCTTCCTTATCAATGGAAAAGGCCACGGCCTCACTATAATTGCGGTCTCGGGCCAGATCCCGACCGAGGAAAGGTGTCTCTTGCTTACGTCCAAAGGTTAAGGGGCCCAGTTCATCAGACATACCAAATTCTGTAATCATTTTACGTACCAACTCAGTAGCCCTTTCCAGATCGTTCTGGGCACCAGTGCTAACTTCTTTAAGGACCAAGGCCTCAGCCACCCGGCCACCTAAGAGCATAGTTATCTGGTCTATTATCTGAGACTTCGTCATATACCGCCGATCTTCCTTAGGAAGGAGCAAAGTATAGCCTCCGGCCCTACCCCGAGGGATGATGGAAACTTTATGCAAGGGATCCGTATGGGGAAGGTAATGCCCTAACAAGGCGTGACCAGCTTCATGATAGGCTACTAGCCGCTTCTCATACTCGCTAATGACCCGCGACTTTTTCTCCGGGCCAGCTATTACCCGTTCTATAGCTTCTTCCATCTCCTGCATACCGATCTTTTTCTTGCCCCGGCGGGCGGCGAGCAAGGCTGCCTCATTTACCAGATTAGCCAGGTCCGCTCCAGTGAAACCAGGCGTACGCCGGGCCAAGACATCTAGATCCACACTGGCATCCAGAGGCTTTCCCCGGACATGTACCTTAAGAATCTCCTTGCGGCCATTGATATCCGGAACATCTACCACAATCTGCCGATCGAAGCGTCCTGGCCGGAGCAAGGCAGGATCTAATATATCAGGCCGGTTGGTGGCCGCTATGATGATAATACCCTCGTTAGGGTTGAAACCGTCCATCTCCACCAAAAGCTGGTTTAAGGTCTGCTCGCGCTCATCGTGACCTCCACCTAGACCTGCTCCGCGCTGCCGACCCACAGCATCGATCTCATCAATAAAAACGATGCAAGGAGCATTCTTTTTGGCCTGCTCAAAAAGATCCCTCACCCGGGAAGCCCCTACACCTACAAACATCTCCACAAAGTCTGAACCGCTGATGCTAAAGAAGGGCACCCCTGCTTCCCCGGCCACAGCCCGGGCAAGTAAAGTCTTACCTGTACCGGGTGGACCATAAAGAAGCACACCTTTAGGTATTCTAGCCCCCAATTCATTGAACTTGCGGGGGTTCTTCAAAAACTCTACTATCTCCTGCAGCTCTTCCTTTACCTCATCTACGCCTGCCACATCATCGAAAGTAATCCGCCTCTTATCGTCGGGCGTATGAAGTCTAGCCCGGCTCCGGCCAAACTGCATGACCCGGGAGCCTCCGCCCTGTGTCTGCTGCATCATAAAAAATACCAAGCCCACCAACAAAAGGATGGGCAAAAGGCTGCCCAAGAAGTTAGTCCACCAGGGGGGTTCGGGGGCAGGTAAAGTCTTGGTAGGTACTCCTTTGCTGGCCAGCCGCTCTATCAAAGCCGGCGAAGCTGGAGCGTTAACGGAAAATTTAGTCCCGTTTTTTAGAGTACCAGTTATCTTAAAAATTTCCTTTTCAGGAGTTATAGTTACTTCCTGAACCTGTCCTTGATCAATTAACTGGTAAAATTTAGTAAAATCTAGCTCCTCCGTAGCCCTTTCCACCGGTGTCGAAATCCGCAAGATGGAAACGGCCAGCAAAACTATTAGTAAATAGACGGCCAGATTTTTAAAAACACGGTTCAAGGATAAAGCCCTCCTCTCGCCCTGCCCCATCATCCAGGAGATTATATTTTAACATAAGAAAAATATGAATGCAATTTAATCTAAAGCTTCCTCTTCCAAAATAAGGTGAAGGGCCCAGCGGGTCTCGGGTGTTATTTTAAAATCCTCAGCCAGTCGTACCCCCGCTACCCACACGATATTCTCTCCGGAAACCACAACAGGTAAACGCCTGCGTTCCCGTGTATTAATACCAGCATCTACAAAGAGATCCTGAAGTTTCTTTGTCCCTTTCATGCCCAAAGGACGGAAACGATCACCAGGCCGCCAGTTGCGGGCCCATAAAGGCCCTGGAAGTTTATCCCGATCCACCCAAGCTTCCCAAGGGGGGGTAATAACTTTAGCCGGCGGGGGTAATATTTCTATTCGAAGGCGTCTACCTATTTCAGGCAGGGGAGTCACCCCTGGTACCTTAAGGGGATGGCAAAAAAGGATCTCCTCTTCTCCCTTTACATTAGGTTCTTTAAGGAGTAAAAACCCGTGGCTGACCTTAGCCTGTAAACCTTGGGGCAAGGTTAAAGCACCAGAACCGGCCCGTAGAAGCTCTCGTAAGTGCTCCACATGATAAAATTCCACCCCCCCACCTAAACTTAATACCGCGGCCCGTAAAACCCGGCGTTCCAAAGCCGGGGGTAGACTGAGCAACCCTTCCCGCTCTATTTGTAAATATCCTCGGCCCTGTTCTTTAATAACTTTGGCCAAGCTTTCCCGGGTTACTTCTTCTAAAAAGGCTTCTTCCTCGGCTAACAGAACAGCGGTCCGCGCCAGCACCCGGACAATAGCAGGATTAAACTCCCTAGCTAGCCACGGAATGAGTTCCTGCCGGATCTTGTTCCTCCGGTAAGCCGGATCCAGATTGCTGGGATCGCGGCAGGGTACTAGCCCCTTATCTCGGCAGTAGGCTTCGATCTCTTCCCGAGTAATAAAAAGCAGCGGCCTGATGATCCCCTCCCGGTGAGGGAGCATAGCTTTAAGGCCGGTAAGGCCGCTGCCCCGGAGCAAGTTTAAAAGTAAGGTTTCCGCCTGATCATCAGCTTGATGCCCTACCGCGATTTTAGTAGCCCCTACCTTTCCCGCCACCTCCCGTAAAAAGCGGTAGCGCACTTCCCGCGCAGCTTCTTCCAAAGAAAGCTTGTGCTCCCGCTGGTAAGTACGCACATCCCGGGCTTCCACTGTGACCGGCAGGCCCCATTGTTGGGCTAGCCTTCGCACATAAGCCGCTTCTTGGGCAGAATTTTCTCGCAAACGATGATCTAGGTGGGCTACGTGAAGGCTAATCCCTAACTCCTTTTGCAGTTCTAACAAAGAGCAAAGCAAGGCCAAGGAATCTGGCCCACCCGATACCCCCACCACTACTTTTTCTCCAAAATCTAGCAGCTTATACCTTTGTATAGTCAGGCGCACCTGTTCCAGAAGAGCTGCCATCCCCTTATTTTTCCAACCACCTTCCCTGTAGGTAATATTTCGGCATGGCCTTTTGCTTTTCCTCCTCGCCTTATGAGTTTTTGCGACATCTAGGACACCTGTATCCGAGCTACAGCCACGCTCATATCATCAACCGGGTGACCCCCAGCCAGGGCTACAGCTTGCTTTAACAGACGCTCAGCTAATTCCTGGGGATGGCACTCTGATACCCGTCTTAAGGCCGCTACCAACCATTTATCCTTTTCCGACAAATCGCGGTGGGCCTCCAGCACACCATCGCTCACCATCACTAATATATCCCCTGGCTGTAATTCTTCCTCCACTACCTCTACCGGAATATCTTCTAAAATACCTACCGGTAGGGATTGCGGCTTTATAGTTAAAACCTGGGTATCCCGCAACAGAAAAGTAGGGCAAGCCCCTAGCTTGGTAAACATGCCCCGCCCCTGGATTAAATCCAGCACAGCTACATCTAAAGTGGCAAAGCTCTCCAATGGGGAGCGTAACAAAAGGACCAGATTCACCAGACGTAAGGCTAACTCCCGTGGAAAGCCGGCTACCAACAAATCTTTCAGAAGCTCCACAGCCGTACGGCTCTCCTTCCGAGCCTCGCAGCCAGCACCCATACCATCGCTTAACACCAATAAGTATTTACCTCGACCTAAAGGTGTCGAAAGAAAAGAATCTCCACAGGTGAAGTCTTGGTCCCGGGCACAAGAGGCATATCCTATCTCCAAGGTAAAATAAGGATCTAACTCTTCCTCATCTGTAGCCGAGGCTTCGCTTACCATTTCCTCCAAAAGGCGGGCTAGAGCTTGAAATTGGGCACCTAATAGGAGACCTAAGGGAGAAGCGACCTTATCCGATGCACAGCCCCAGGGCTGGGCAGCTAAAGCTTGTGCCAGTTCCCGAGCTTTACCGCATCTACTTTTAAGCCACTCTGGTAGCTCAGAGACTAAAAGGGGTCCTCCTTTTTTTAGCAACCCCTTCAAAACTTCCCTCAGCTTGTCCCCTTCCAGCTCCCAGCATACTTTGTGGGCAGGACATCCGTGGCAAACAAGGCGATCTATTTGCCTTAAAGCTATGTTCAGGCTGGTAGTACCATTGTTCCCCCCGGCTTCCAAACTCTCCCCCAAGCGTTTAAGGGCAGCGGCTACCTGCCCCCAACGTTTAGGGATAACAAAATTCTCCCTTCTGATATTCCCGTTATTCACATTGGTTATGCAAGCAGTTAAGCCTTTTAGAAAACTTCCTGGCAGGAGAAGAACAACCAAAGCTACCAGCCCACTTTCTTTTAAGGCTAGATTAGCCCCTTCCGCTCCCAAGAAATAACTGGAAAGCAAAAGATGGGCTAAAATAAAGCCCCCCACTACTCCTAACTTACCTAGATTATAAAAAGCTCCTGCCGTCAAACCAACCAGGGCCAGCAACCCGGCCAAGGCTGGTGCAGTTAAGGAAGTCAGGCTGGGAAGAAATCCTAAAACCGCTCCTGTGGCTGCCCCAGCGCCAGCCCCTCCGATTAAAGCGGCCAGAAGTATAAATAGACGCCCTACCAAGCTTTGGACGGACATACCGCCCACCCGCCATTCTTGTAACCCTAAAAGCAGGCCCAAAGCCAGAAGGCCCAATCCCAGGAGTTGTTCTTCCCGGTAACGACTTACAGCTGCTGCACTCCAGGCCAGCGCCAGTCCAGCCGCCAAAAGAGCCTCAAAAATAAGGAGCATCCAGCCATAAAAGGAAGGCCCTAAAATAACCTGACTTAAACCCCGGACAAGTATGACAGTCGCCGCACCCAAGGCAACAAGAGCTCCCGGAGGCCTGGATACCCTATTTCCTCGGTATAATGTATAAGTAACCCCCAAACTGAGGAGGGTGGCGAGGCGGATCCAACTGTCCAGGCCAGGCAAGCCCCAAGCGCTCCCTATTCCCGCACTTACCACTACAGGCCATAATAATCGTGGCCTAAGCCCAGCTACAGCCATGACTATCCCTGGCCCAAAAGGCTTTAATTCCGCAAGGATAGTAGCCCGAGACAGTATAAAGGCTACTCCTAACCAAGCCACGGCCCCCAACCACTCAGCTCCCCCAACCCTCGACATCCGCTGTACACGCTCCGCCAACATATACCACCGCCCTTTTTTTACTGAGAAAATTATATCTTAAGGGTTTATGCAATTCTTGTCGCCAAAGGGAAGGGGGCCGGGACAAAGTTTCGACATAGTCTACTTTACCCCTACTGTAAGGGCAACTCTTCATCTAAGGAAACATGCCTCACATTGCTTAAGTCTTCCTTGGCCCGCTTTATCCCTGCTGTAGGTGTAGGCCTACTATAAATAATAAACCCCCCTTCCGGGACACCGGATTTTTTCAGGGGGGTTAGTCCGAAAAACTTAGGTTTTTCAATGATTGGTGACCCGTGCGGGATTCGAACCCGCGTTCCCGGCTTGAAAGACCGGTGTCTTAACCCCTTGACTAACGGGCCGCACTCATAAAAATGGTAGCGGTGGTAGGACTCGAACCTACGACACAGCGGGTATGAACCGCTTGCTCTAACCAGCTGAGCTACACCGCCACGTGTTGCGATTATATTATGCCTGAAAGTCCATCCCCTTGTCAAGGGGCCTAAAAAAGCCAAAAAATTATTGACCCAGGTAGCACCTCTATTTTATAATATAACCGAATGAATGTTCATTTTGGAGACTCCCCTATGCGACGTTATGCTGCTTACCAGGCGGGAGGAGAAAGCCAAATCAAACAGAAAATTTTTGCTGCCGCCCGCCGTCTCTTTGTAGAGAAGGGCTATCATAACACTAGCATTCCTGATATCGTAACTGAAGCCGGGGTAAGCATAGGCGCCCTTTATCACTATTTCGAAAGCAAGGAAGCGCTGGCCAAAGCTATCCATATCCATGCTGTCCAAGAATTCCTCCAGCGCTTTCATCGCCAGGTAAAAAGCAAGCACACCACCCGCGAAAGGATCCAGGCTTTCGTAGAAATGATGTTTTCCTGGACAGAAGAGGACCCAGTCATGGTGGAGTATCTTCTTTATGCCCGGCCCAAAGAGGTTTTAGATCGGGCGATGTCTATATGTTCTGAAGAAGGCTTACAAGCCGTAAAAGAAATAATGATAGAAGGGATGCGCCGGGGCGAAGTAAAACAGGTAGATATTATGCTATTAGTAGCCCCTGTTTCTGGTACTATAATCCGCCTTATCGAACTTAAGTTAGATGGTCTTTTGTCTTATCCCCTTACAGAAGTAGCAGAGACAGCCGCCCAGATCATATGGGAGGCTGTTCGAGCTTAAATTTTTTTACCCTTACTTGTGAGTGTTCAAACAGGGTTTAAGTTTGGCCCTTTGCGAACGATCATTCTTTCGGAAAAGGAGGAGAAATTATGCCAAAAGAGCGAGAGGAGAGCCTTCAAAAGGATCTGCTTCAACATTTCGGCGACCGTGTATCTTTTAACAAAGTAGAAAGGTTAGTGTATTCCCACGACATGGGTGTTATCCCCGAACAAATACGACGCTTAATTCAATTCTTACCAGATGCAGTTGTCCAACCCATCTCCCGCGATGAACTTGTTAAACTCACCCAACTGTCTAGAGAATATTCCATCCCCCTCGTACCCCGGGGTGCGGGGACCAGCGGCTTCGGAGGAGCTGTTCCTACAAGAAAGGGTATTGTCGTAGATTTTTGCCGGATGAAACACAGGATAGAAGTAAACGAAAAAGAGCTCACCGTCACCGTAGATCCTGGAGTCGTTTTTGAAGATCTTCAAAAACATCTTCAGGCCCGTGGGTATGATCTTCGTATCTTCCCTTCCAGCGCACGGTCAGCTACAGTAGCTGGATGGGTGGCCCAGGGAGGTTCAGGTTATGGTAGTTTCGAATATGGGGACCTTAAAAACAACCTTAAGGAAGTAGAACTGGTGCTCCCCAACGGACGAATTGTTACTCTGCAAGGCCGCGAGCTGGATCTGGTATATGGCC harbors:
- a CDS encoding TetR/AcrR family transcriptional regulator; the encoded protein is MRRYAAYQAGGESQIKQKIFAAARRLFVEKGYHNTSIPDIVTEAGVSIGALYHYFESKEALAKAIHIHAVQEFLQRFHRQVKSKHTTRERIQAFVEMMFSWTEEDPVMVEYLLYARPKEVLDRAMSICSEEGLQAVKEIMIEGMRRGEVKQVDIMLLVAPVSGTIIRLIELKLDGLLSYPLTEVAETAAQIIWEAVRA